The following are encoded in a window of Flavobacterium cupriresistens genomic DNA:
- a CDS encoding PrgI family protein: MANFINPLLAANTPLLEDNTSKISVKQLICAGVGSLLVGAALKKTGHDKAGAFIAGLAIPMLTSACYKKIKEKKSENFNKSTDITGNYY; this comes from the coding sequence ATGGCAAATTTCATTAATCCATTACTAGCAGCAAATACCCCTTTATTAGAAGATAATACATCAAAAATCTCTGTCAAACAATTGATTTGTGCCGGAGTAGGTTCACTTTTAGTTGGTGCAGCTTTAAAGAAAACCGGACATGACAAAGCAGGGGCTTTTATTGCAGGTCTGGCTATACCAATGCTGACATCTGCTTGTTATAAAAAAATCAAGGAAAAAAAATCAGAGAATTTTAATAAGAGTACCGACATTACCGGAAATTATTATTAA